One Helicoverpa zea isolate HzStark_Cry1AcR chromosome 30, ilHelZeax1.1, whole genome shotgun sequence genomic window, tgaggtttgtttaatagaattgtttttaaatatgattaaaaacatcttatatatctagtatttgaaaaaaaatataatttaaatatccggccaacattaaatataattattttaattaaacttctaACGTATACGCAGAAACACATTTCATTCTCATAACACAGGGAAATATTCTCATAATGTGAATATAACTGAGCGATCTATTATGGGGAATCGCTCTATGCCACCATTAATGAGAAAAATAGCTCTTATATAACATGTACTACTGCTAAGGCCTATTATATAACGTACAAGGAAAGTTCACATCAGAGGCAATGGTAGCAGATTAGAGTTTTAGGGTTCCGCACCAAAAGGCTTAAAACGGTAGCCCCCGCAAACTGTAGACTAAACTATCGGTCGATAGTTGACTAAACAAGTTGGTTCAATGCTATTAATTTAATCGTGAATctaatcaaaatttttaagtcggtctgataccggtcGGATGTCTGATCGTTATAACGTGAGCTCGTCTTGTATAATATGAGCTCGGTCTAACTATCaggcgactaaaagtttgcagttttcGAGCCTGCGGGGTTCTTGCTCAGACGCCGTTGTATATCTAACTGTATCAAATTATAAACACTATTTTACGCCGAAACAACCAATAgtacatttttacaaaacaagagcgtgtgcaaaatttcattttaatggaaggccgggaagtgggtcaaattaagttTTTCTTACATACAATAGTTACAAATGAAGCTAATAGCGTATAAGCGTATTAAAAACAGACATGACTTTAAAAGTCGTGTTTTGCTTGATATTGgaggtacggaaccctctgCAAGTGAATCCGACTCGTACTTAGCTAGTTTTTTTTACCAAGTTATGTAGGCATTCTAAGTATTCCGCGTTTGTGGAATGTAGGTGCTCGATAGATAAGTTCCTTATGAAGTGAATGCGTTCTAACCGACTGCCGAGAAAGGGTATGTCATGCGTACAttgtatataggtatgtatggatatcatcatcttccgccttttcccaactatattgggtcggcttccagtctaaccgtacgcagctgagtaccagtgttttacaaagagcgactgcctatctgaccgccTCATGTATATGTGGTCTAAATTATCTCGTATCTCTTCGAAACAGTGTTAAAAGTGATCCGAGGATAGCTCGTAATGTCAAGTTCCTATCTCCGATaggcaaaagaaaaaatagatagaatattgggaacggctgtTAAGCAGCCTTTATTACAATGAGAGAGTACAAAGTAGAcggtcgatagtttgtttgggctcataaatcaatataaaGATAAATGGCAGTaggcacattacaaagatcaggtattaaactggtatcagaccgactgaaaactttgattggaataagATTTTCTGCCAAAAAATGTTTGTCAACTGTCAGCCGTCTGTTTAGTCGGCAGGCTCCTCTAAAAACGATAgtcatttctttaaatatgtAGCTTCAAACTTATTGTATaaccaaaagtaaataattataatgacatttGCTTTCAAAATGCATCTGATTAAAGATGAAATCCATAGATCAGAGagaaagtctttttttttttcaccgcTGGCCGAATAAGCTTGACCTTTGCCACGCCGGAGTTAAAAATATCACCGCCGATAGTGTcgtgaatattaatttattatcgaTTGATTATGTAAGGTGACAATCGATTTTCCTTTGGTTATGGTGCGTATGTTTTATTGCTAGGTTATTTTATATGCGCATTATATAATTTAACGTTTTTTTTACTGGCTGTTGCAAACGCGGCTGCTGTGCACGAGATCTCAGATTCAATTCTTgggtcgggctgaaatcgctttgtgggttttagaaactttcagcCAACTTGCAGCTCGGTGCCTGAAAGTTGGTGATTCATACACCCGTGCATAGGAAAGCACGTTAATTtcagtcctgcgcctgacctctctccggtggtgtcggattgtcgtcccatcgcgctatgagagtgaaggaatagtgagtgcaccgcagtccaagcaaatgcttgtgcactataatatgtcctgcgcagctgactggtctccttatatgagaacagccgccgatTTGAAAGATTTTTGGATAAGTGttcaaaaaaacatgtttttgatccgtgaaattaattatattacgtTAATGAAGAACCATGAAGGTGAAGCCTGGCTATGAATACTATTGAACCGAACTTAAATTCATTTTAATGCTTATTCGTTGCGATCGTGACATATAGCTTGTTTAAGCTGAAATAATGctgtgggtaaagaaccaacctcttgagTATTAGGGCGgctggttcgattccaggtcaggcacttaccaatgcaacttttctaagtttctatGTACCTctgctttctaagtatatcttggagaccaatgactgtgtttcggatgacacgttaaactgtaggtccctgcTGTCATTGAatgtccttggcagtcgttacgggttgtcagaagccagtaagtctgacaccagtctaaccaaggggtattgggttgcccgggtaactgggttgaggaagttagataggcagtcgctccttgtaaagcactggttgttgggaaaaggctcgggagatgatggtgAAGTAGAGTACCTGGggaacccgatacccctttgtAAGACTGTTAccattacagcctttttatcgtcccactgctgggcacaggcctcctctcacacggagaaggattgagcattaatgaAATAGTTTGTAAGACTGGttcagaatttattttttctctagaagtcgttgtctGCGGATCTATTAACTGTGTTTATTTTGTCACCGACTTAGTGAAAAGGTGAGTTCTGTTCAAAAAGTAGTTCACTCGGGATTCGTTCGGAAATCTGGGAATCTAGCCATTAACAAAATTCTATTCTAGACTTTAACAAAAGGTTATCATTGTTGAATAGGTCAACTGTAGGTCATAGACACACCCATTGAACAATGAGTCTATGGTTTAAATAGGGCTATAGCAACTACACAGCAGTTCTAAAGCTGGctttctataacctatctatGGATTGAAATTTGACATAGCTTACATGTCAAACTCGATTTTTAATCGCAAATCAATGAATAGATAAGTTGTAGAATTCAACTTATTAAATTATAGCCAAGTTTTCTGAAGTAACGTGAAAATGTTTTGGTggatttaactttatttatttatttatttatttaacacttttgtacacatagaacacaaacaataataaataataggaaaaaattgtacaagggcacagcttatctctattAACTTTCTTCTAAGACGTAAAATTAGTCTGTTATCTGAAAGTAGTTTACATAAATACTTAGAGATATTACAAAGCagcgtggtggcctagtgggtaaagaaccaacctttcgattacgagggtgtgggttcgattccaggtcaggcaagtatagttaccggcacggataatgagctctcggcggaagagtggggatcgctttgcgcaatgtacacttaaggcaataaaccaataaatcacttctgcgcaggtgaaggtcagggctcaatatccttgccgatgattataccaatgcaacatttctaagtttgtatgtactttctaagtaatcttagacaccaatggctgttaaaaaaggtgaagaaaaacgtCTTGAGGAATcatggactataaagtctgaaatcatcaacccgcattgagcaagcgtggtgattaatgctcaatccttctccgtgtgagaggaggccgcagcccagcagtgggacaataaaaaggctgtaacactAACAGTATTACAAAGcggaagaatttgtttgtttgaatgcgttAATCTCAGTCAGTATTGAATAACGcatttactttttattcggtGCGCagagtagttaccacgggacgccagtgaaactgcgggaaaacagctagtcactacataatatataacTAAGTCGCTGTTTCTGTCCCCGTGTCCCtgtgtacgcttaaatcttcaaaaagaCGCAACCAATTTTCATGCCGTATTTATTAacagatagagtgattaaagaggaaactttatatgtataataacatacattaaatagtggggcaATACTGTTATCCtttgcgaagccggagcgggtcgctagtctattatacaggaatgaattttaatcagtgcaaaaaaaaaatggtggtccagaatcattaacagagcatatctgcatcatcagtaaaaaaaaaaaaaaacatttttttaagctattgcatagcttctatcgcaggccttgagcgcggggaccaaatccagaaattccgtaacgaaaaaacctcacgctccccactccgacgggcacggaggtgtggcttgaaggccgtgcatcgtctaacgttcgtgtcagttcggcagtcttcgacacggcgctgtgtgtcgtgcgattagacgtattgtacgactttacgaaaactgctccgaaatcggacgaatacataatcaggTGTTTGTGAGAAACTATATAGGTGTAaaagtatttatctacaacagtgaacggctgtacttgcaaaataaaaataaaaaaataattataattgcataagttgatacagaatgctatgcaatagctttaccgcggcagtccccgtgtgccatacgtatttttttatccgCTCTAAAATCTGCAAACTAtattacgcgcttggagcagcgctcgcgtcagtaaaccggtttcggtCACCGTGCCTACTTGACGACTGTGACCgcacaatcggttacaaaataaacatatttcgctatcaataactattcttttttgtactaaaacacgataaaataaaaatatacgtatctattaaacttatttaactatacgTTGACAAAGTTTTTGCACTGAATAAAATGTATTCCTGTATGAAACCAACATGTACttgtaaaaatatacgtatgcATATATATAAGTatggagtcgcgccataacgccaacttcgaggcgttcgtggtgcgagtgccgacgtgtttcctgcacctcgtgttggacgaaaacttctggccacaggacgtggtgttccgtcgcttccgcggacaagtgccacaggaccgcacagtgacatagtgcataagtgaagtgctactaacatagttttaagtttttatttactaacaattttgtatatcatattatgtatgctagttttaaggtatttatctatgggccttttgatgcctgagaataaagatgatttgatttgatatatACTTAATACCAAAGCCACAAAAATTGTGTaaccttataaatattttaatgtagttcGTTTGATgctgtgtttttatgttttcgccAATGTTGTGTTTATTTAGGTAATTGAAAACGTGGCTTGGTTTCAGTATAAAGGTTTTTCTTCCTTATTTTGAAAAGATTCTTTtgcaaatgtaaatattaaGCCTGTGTGCAGACTGCAGAATATTTAGTCGGCCCTTGGAGGGATTTCttttccaatcaaagtttttagtcggtctcaTTGTCTTCCAAGCctttctcccaactatgttggggtcggcttccagtctaaccggatgtagctgagtaccagtgctttacaaggagcgactgccctatctgacctactaagcccagttacctgggcaacccaatactccttggttagactggtgtctaTGATAAACACCAGAGATTTtgtagattttgtttgtttgtaccttaaaggctccgatattactgaaccgatttcaaaaaatatttcgcaGCTACAGCTATTTCCTAGTaactcttacagccagtttcttcatcaaaagtaaaagccaaagtaaaagtcaaagtaatgtctaaagtaaaagtaacggtcaaattcattttttctattagttttgctgtcactttagccttgaaaaaacgaatttgaccgttacttttactttagacattactttgatttttacttttgatgaagaaactggccgttagacgcCAAtcgctgataaaaaggtgaaggaaaacatcttgaggaaacctggacttataAAGTCCGAAATCacaaacccgcattgagcaagcatggtgattaacgctcaatccttttccgtgtgagaggaggccgtagcccagcagtgggacgataaaaaaggctgtaacattgtaaatatttaattattttctaaatccCCTCTAACGTTTTTCAAATAGTTCTCCCGTTTCAAATTGGCGATTTTCAAAATCCTTTTCACTTGCGGGTCGTTTTTCAGCGCGCTCCTAATTTTAGTCTCGTCAAAAAGAGTCAGGACAGTCGACGGCCTTTTAGTTGTCGTTAATTTTGTCGAAACAGTCGTGGTTTCGAAAGTAAATTCTGTATAACTACACATTTTCTTCATCTCCTGTTTTGTAGCAATCATTTTTAGCATTTCATCAAACTCTGATAAAGTTTTCTCCTTTACCGCTTTGCTCTTTCTTAAGTCTCTTATGATATTCGCTTGCTTATGAAGCAAATTGATTATCTGTGATTTTTCAGCGTCCGTTGGGTAGTTTTTGGGGTCCATATCAGTTTGTGTTTCTTCGCCCTCCGTGTAATAATCATCAGTATGACCTCCTGTATACCTAGGTCTTATTTTATTGATGATATTATTCTTAGTTTTATATCTATTTGAATCTTGGTATTCATCAGGCTTATACCGTTTGTCAGCATTAAAATCAAACTCTGGTAACGTAAAATGCGTTTTGCGTCTAACCATTTTGAAATCATCGAAACTTTTTTTGACTAAAGCATTGTTCATTCTCGTCTGTATCTGTGGGATTACGTTTCCACTATGGTTTTCTTCATTACCTGTATTTATAAGTTGGTTTCTTATACTTCCGTCTTCAGCATTCATGATTATAAATTTAAAAGCTTTCGATTTGAGGCCGTTTGAATCATTCAGGCTAGGATTTAAATTTTTAAGCGTATCAAAATTAGAGGCAAGATTATTTGTCtcagttttattaatatttgtattttctaTATCTGTTTTCTCATCTGGATGGTTTCTTTTCATATCTTTATGAATATTATC contains:
- the LOC124644434 gene encoding GATA zinc finger domain-containing protein 14-like — protein: MRRNTAENQNLSSIPKIIQMPGKHIATDDLIKQFELKNKKVEPILRLKEKVIAGNSTIHKKIDTKDDNLENITVKNNNPNPKEINVIQSKINKNIFTDNKKRTKEHSTQLKEKKPDKFYEHLSEIIQNMRTNVKNYEILSQQKTLDTDIQSHRNQHGYNFDDIKNDNIHKDMKRNHPDEKTDIENTNINKTETNNLASNFDTLKNLNPSLNDSNGLKSKAFKFIIMNAEDGSIRNQLINTGNEENHSGNVIPQIQTRMNNALVKKSFDDFKMVRRKTHFTLPEFDFNADKRYKPDEYQDSNRYKTKNNIINKIRPRYTGGHTDDYYTEGEETQTDMDPKNYPTDAEKSQIINLLHKQANIIRDLRKSKAVKEKTLSEFDEMLKMIATKQEMKKMCSYTEFTFETTTVSTKLTTTKRPSTVLTLFDETKIRSALKNDPQVKRILKIANLKRENYLKNVRGDLENN